The genomic region CATATTCAGGAATTACACCTCAATTTATAGGGGATTTAGGCATTGTTTGATACAATACTTAGCTAATCCAAGAAGAATTCCCCAACAGTAGTACCATTTAGGAAGGCAATATGTATGAAACAAAAATGTGAGGAAGACTATCAAACAAATGAATGAACAGGCATTTGAAAGAGTGCTGTAAGTAAGAATGTCAAACGAACCGAGAGTCGAGAAAAGCTCGAATCCAGCTCACTTTGAAGCTAAACAAACTGACCTTGACCAGCAAAATAGGCTTAGTTCTATGCCGAGCCAAAAATTGACCCATCTCGATCAAGCTCAGCCCAATAAGGCTCGAGTACATTTAAATTATccatattatataatttttatataatgGGCCATCTAATTAAAGTTTTAATTGGTATTTTCTTTTATCCTTTGTgtcaattaaatgctaatttagACCTTAACCAGATTTTGAATGAAAACTTGAAATCAAGAATCAAGCTTTCATTAAGTTTCACACAAGGCTAATTTATTCTCAAGCTGAATTCAGTTTGATTTAGGATTGTCAAGCTGATCAAGTAGGCTCATGTCGAGCTTGATTTGAAATTAATCTCGAATCAAGCCTGAAATAATGGTAAACAATCAAGCTTGATCTTGGAATTCAAGCTCAAAATTAATTCCATACCAAGCTTGATCAGATCAAGCTTGGCTTGATTACACCCCTAGCTGTAAGCTCTCTCCACCTAatttggaaaagaagaaagcatGGAATCTCCTGGCTTTCTTTCTCACAGCACTTCAACAATtaatttttctcttccttttgaaATTTCTACATTTAAAATAAGAGATATTATAGCTGATCTTTCATTAGCTATCGGCCAGATTGTTTGAAAAGGATGAATAATTTACAATTCTTCTTTCGAGACAAAAATTTGCAAGTTCTCCACTATAATAAAATTGCAGAAAGGGGCATTCACAGCAGATTGTTTGAGTTCACAAAGCTTGTTTCAAAACAAGCAAACTGTAGGGCAGTTCATATACACAGTTTGCAGTTTCAACAGAAGGTGTATACaacataattaaagtaattaattTATCAGTACACTCTAAGCATGAACTTTACTCCATTTGATTCATCAAAGAGCACCAAAACGATAGATGTAAAAGGAGGAATAGTCaaaaatgaaaaaggaaaatatgCTGTGAATTCCAATCATGCTATCTCAGCAATAACACAAGTAGATAACAGATCAAGCATAATCAGCTCAAATATAAAGAGCCCAGAAGAGCTTTACATCTTGATAACCATATATGATTGCATGACTTAGTTAAAATCATCCATATCATGGTAGCATTGAATaactaagaaaaagaagaagctttataatgaatttcaaaaaaaaaaacacgatAATTATAGGATTAAAATAGCAATGGGAAAATATTGGACAAGAAACATGAAAAATGTATGTCAATTAAAAGAATGCAAGACCAGGAATGCTATGATGAAAAGTTTCAAATTACTGTGCATAAGTGCATTGGGATAGAAGTAATACAGAGCAACTATATGTTTAACAAAAGAGAAAATAGGACTTTCAGGGAACAAAAGAGAAAATAGGACGTTCAGGGAACAAAAGAGAAAATAGGACATTCAGGGAAAAAGCAAATCATACTGACCCTCTAAAGAAATTCTAAGAGGCTCAATAAACTCAGGGTATTCAATTTCTTCAAGTGCCTTGATAACATCCTCTGCATTGATTGTTTGCCTATTCGATTCCTTGCAAATGTCGTTTGCACTGCACAAAATTACGATTCTGAAGTCAGCTCACAACACCTCATAACCTATCCAGTAACAACAATTTTTCACAGAAACAAAATTGAAATAATTGAATCAACGAAATCCAACTACATCTGATGAATACTTTGCATCCATAAATTGGTATATTTTCAAAAAagtattggaaaaaaaaaaacaggctcAAAGAAACAATAACAACTCAATTAACAATCAAGTTATCATCAAAAACTTTTCTTTCCCTCTCATTCTACTTGGATTTACAGTGTGGATACGACAAAATCGGACCCTTTTCACTTTTATCAGATATTTCGATTAAAGAAAATCGCTTTATCAAAAGATCTAACTGGAGTCTCAGAAACCCTAGAAGATCTCACACGGCAAGAGGGACAGAAAGAAAACCCTAATCGAGGGCATCGAGAGGGGCGAAGATCAGTGGGCTCACGTGGCGGAAAGGTAGTGGATAAAGATGCGGGCGCTCTCCGCGAAGGCCAGGAGCGCGTCTTTGTGAACTTTAAcctcctcttcccctcctcCTGCGCCTCCGGTGGACAACTCAGCCAGCTTGTCCTTCACCACCCGCCGCACGATGGCCCTCGGCAGCTCCTCTACCGCCAGCGCCGGCGCCGCCCCGCCCTCaccccctcctccctccttcttcgtcatctctctcttttactcCCTCTTCCACGCCCTCCAAACCTCCCTAAAGAAAACCCACTTTGCGTTTCAAAAGAAAGGGCCCGATCTCGCCTTGTCGAAGACTTCCCGCCCCTCCTCCTATTTTATCAAAATGCCCTTGTGACCAAATTGTCCTTCATTTTCAAGTCATGACTATCCAAATGAACCGACAtcatgggctcgtttggttcgcaggagaagaagaaaaaaaagtacggtcaatgaaaaagtaatgagatgccacTTGTTTTGATTAGAGTTTTCAAACAAAAAACACGAAAAAATTGTATTCCAACAGAAATATGATtctacatttcatggaaaaatctTTCCCATgacaaacatggaaaagttactatGATCGACTAGCTTCGAAATCGACATAGCAATGCAGACAAACAATCGCTGTTTTACGATCTTCAAAGACTAGCGAGAGATATAGCTCTTTCTGAGCCACCCATATTTACCGAAAGACAAATAGTATGGCCGACTGGATGGCCTCCTTTACGGCTCATCATTTTCGAGGATTTCTATGAGAGAACTAAGTGAcagttttttcttctctctgctatcttctctttctgattttgttggctgcACTCGTACACGTTTTGTATATGGGCCGTTgtacctaaaaaattaaaaaaaaaaagattaagagTAGAACTGGCATTATAGTTTTCTTATTGACCCAAAAACGCTTGAGGGGGAAGGAAAGCCTTGAGAATTAACAGCCGATGAAAAGAAAGATTGGAGGACCAATGGCTGAGGATCAAGGAGCACGCAGATACGTAACCTTACATGTGAGATTTGTACATCAGGGTGTACGGTGGTCTCGGGGCGTACATCACCCGGTGGTGGGGCAACTCGGATGGACGAAGGTTTCCGTCTCCAACATAAACTTgatcaaaatataaatatggtTGGGATTGGTATATATTGGGATTGAGAGTTATGTGAGAGgagaaacatgagtcaaaaaaCTATGGACTATCAACGGAATATCGCACAGATGGAACCATTGTGTAGCGGGCATGAGATGTAATCCATCAAATGCTTGTCGCAGCTTGTATTGTAGCACCAATAACATTTATCTTCTATATCACCTGAGCTAAAAATGGGCTTGGCTAGCCCGAGGTCTGATAGGCTTGGTTTCAAAGAGTAGAACACAGAGATATTTGAAGTAGGCTCGAGTAGATACTTGGCCCAAGCCAAGGCTCGACCCGAGCTCGAGCCTGAACCAGGCTTGAAAATGGATTACAAATTCAAGCTTGAAAGCATCCCAAAATCATATATGAATTAGACTTAAGACCTGACCCTTTAATAATTTACAAGTGGTCTAAATGGGTTTAGTCCAAGTTGAGGGCCTGATCGCTTGATTGAGAGGCAATTCGAAAGAAGTTTTCGAAAGTTCTCTCAGCATAGGGTTTCTCTCTACCTCCACCTTCGCCACCTCTCTATCACCTTCCAACCTGAGTGCTCATCAAGTCATTGAGTTATTGCCATCATCCATCGCTAGTCTCTAGTTGTTGCCTAAACCTAGATCCCACCCAACTCTAATAGATTTATCTATGAAGGTGACCCAGTTTTCACCGATTCTAAGCTCCATGTCCCACTGCAGTCCTCCCAACACACCCACCCAGCCATGTGGTTCGTTGCAGCCTGTTGTGCCCTCATATTGACCATTGTCATCCTCGACGGCCTAATCATCTTCATATTTTACCTCATCTTGTGCCCCAAAGGCCCTGCCTCTACATCCAAAGTGCTGCCCGTATCGTCGCCTATCTTGACATTGGGACCCTCCTCAATGCTGACATCACAACCATCGCCAACTATTCAAATACGAACCACAAGGTAGACATGGCCTTCAGTTATGTGCAGGTGGAGCTCTAGTTCATGGGGATGATAATCCCGATGGAGGCGGTGGAGCTATTTGCCAAGCAACTAGAGGAGTTGGCAGAAGAGCTTGCACGTGCTAGCAAGCAAGGTGGTGCTACCATGGAAGACAACAGAGGAGTGGCAGCAAGGGATGGCAAGGTCGGCAAAATCGAGTTTTAGGTCAAGACGAGGCTTGTGCATAAGTTAGGTTTAGGCTTggattttccaaaatttttgaaTCTAAGCCTAACTTGGAACCtgacaaaaaaaatttgggccaAGCTCAGGTAGGGACATGGCTCGTCCCCCCGCCTAGCTGTTTCTAACTCTATGTGTGACGGAATTTATGATAGGTTTTGGGATTGACACTGTGAGTCAGATAAGGTAGGCCTAGAGCCTTGTGTGTAGAAAGTATGGGTGCCAACAGTGGCAGCAAGTATGCATGGCATATGAACAAATAAGGCATGCCCATATAAGATAGATCAGCAAGAGCATGCAAAAGTCCATTACCTCTTCAAAGATTTTGCCATGGTTTTCCAAGGATCCGCTATTAAGTTGCATCTATAATCTGATAACTGTATGGTATTTTGGATTCAATGAAATATACAGCCAAACAAGTGAGGGGAGTCATTTAAGTTAAGATAGGTCCTTTATGGTTAAATAGGATGGGTCAGATCACTTGCTTCTATTCTGATTGTAGTGACAATGAAGCTTTGATTAAGAAGCTAGTGTGTTGTAATGGCTAGCTAGACATTGAGCTCAATGAATCTTCCATCATATGAACCAATTTTTTGGGTTCAATTAGTTTTTGTCAAGGATACTTTGTTTACTAACATATATGCATGTATTCTAATACTACATTAATAAGTGGTCAAATGAATGGTTTCCTCATACTTGAGAAGCAAAACAGATTTAGACGAACTAGGACGTACACTTGGACTCTAGAAAACCTACTATTAGGTACCTATTAGTTCAACTGATGGAGACTCCTATGAAGTTTGAAGAGAATAGGGTTAATTGTATTGCTCTTCAAAATGGTTGTTAATAAGCCAACCTTGAAGTAGGGAATTAAAAGAAGGCTACTCAATGGCCAATTCTCACCTCTAAAGATATTCAAGTGGCAAACTAACCAATGAAAGCTTCAGAACTATAGTTTtactgtggagtgatcgattaaaaccccgtttgattttgatgagctcaaagcatttgagtatatcttgtgattactaatgaattcaattgagtgtttcagtgaaaatcctgtccaagtgtctctagacttggttcatagcattttggataagttaagaagtctgcatgaaccaatgtctgagatacgagtcgactcccgagtttcacgagtcgactccaagcgtatcaaggtcactggcacgagctcgagtcgactcctgatcagtacgagtcgactccgactgaaaacagacagaaggacagaagagcagtttttcaggtctgagattcgagtcgactccagtggaatgcgagtcgactcccagcggtacacacagaaaaagtcagagagcgttttatggactctgagattcgagtcgactccagtggaacgcgagtcgactcccagcggtacacaaagaaaagtcagagagcgttttatggactctgagattcgagtcgactcccgcagtacgcgagtcgactccgagactgtgcgaccatcgacagacagaagaccatgttactgcctctgagattcgagtcgactcccagacagctcgagtcgactcccagacaagcttcacgtcaaaaggcagaagaccaactttcggaaactgagagccgagtcgactccaaggaagttcgagtcgactccaagactggatgagccaaaagacagagaatcgggagttcgggctctgagattcgagtcgactcccaggacagtcgagtcgactcgagtggacaaaattcaaatttggatccacggactacagaggatgagccgactccaaaattgccaggtcagcgccagaagttggcgagtcgactccgggtcaagacgagtcgactcccagtcaagacggcaactttaattcaaactgggaacagttgccgagtcgactccggaaaagctcgagtcgactcctgctacagccgagtcgactcctgatcgcgcgagtcgactccaacccaccaacggtcacattgtcaggctgcgcagagtgtgcagaacggccagaaaaagcagagtaacggctagtttccgtgggggttggcttaaatagccacagaagactgtagcaaggtagagaacacacattccactcctagcattcaagtcttcaagctctctaagtgctcttcaacgagaaaaagggaagatctgcatttactgctccaccaacatcttcccagcattcaaagcttcctcctcctgctttcaagtcgatcactctttcaagaggagaccggagttccagaagccacacctcttcaccatcttaaaagcgtttgagggcttctaactcctttatgattatattgttttaaatctgctttttgagaagctattttctgttttcttctatctcgtgtatttacttgattcaatcgggagattgaatcaagggaattaaggttggttggtgagccggtttaaaaccaacgagtgtaagggtttgattgtgagcccgggaaaacaatcggggttggttctagtcggtgagcctggaaaaaccgaccgagttcgttgtgagctcgtaaaacaacaagttcggttgtgagcttgcaaaacaaccggctgtaatccaagggggttatagtgaaattcccaagtgagacttggggagtggacgtaggagcaagggttagctccgaaccactataaaactttgtgtttgtagtgcattgtctctcatcttcttccccacacattactcacagcacttagctttaattaaataactggctatagtatttagttaatcatccacaaagttttaattagctaagttaatttaaaaacccaattcaccccccccccctcttgggttgtctatctgggcaacaagtggtat from Phoenix dactylifera cultivar Barhee BC4 unplaced genomic scaffold, palm_55x_up_171113_PBpolish2nd_filt_p 000275F, whole genome shotgun sequence harbors:
- the LOC120105394 gene encoding DNA polymerase epsilon subunit 3-like, with protein sequence MTKKEGGGGEGGAAPALAVEELPRAIVRRVVKDKLAELSTGGAGGGEEEVKVHKDALLAFAESARIFIHYLSATANDICKESNRQTINAEDVIKALEEIEYPEFIEPLRISLEDFRRKNVAKKSGAKAKETDRKRKLEQEMPTQNGYDGTEGAPEEDENGHDDIEGAAEEDAEDEGNSPENDG